From a single Silene latifolia isolate original U9 population chromosome 6, ASM4854445v1, whole genome shotgun sequence genomic region:
- the LOC141587601 gene encoding F-box/kelch-repeat protein At3g06240-like: MSEISYIPPEVVTQILQNLPVKTLLRFRRVCKSWCSIIDHPNFVSMHLKYSSVRRDKDKLLFVLERLGFLGESGCSLTVLQTDTLKNPNHIFRISDEFEYDILGACDGLLLVQRYSSYKEELRLWNPCIRKSLILPTNPLPPSLIGKDMYIFGFSPESNDYKVVAVSFKSRDRTMKMYVAVYTLSDQQWTVRNDGLNINHSYLQSLFKGNNGFSSKSNTIYFQGAAHWLGNNPHGDIWQQSNQLTHFVSFDFDTERFTFSELPFALYEEDSLRVLFLRGESLAIFSISSVSSSIRVLENGVWTLQFSGSSSNNGYNLFSPFTFKYSKEKVLYCESDGGRLICGEGSYNIATCQVPQPVELRSSYLELEAYSESLLLYKGYGAKDLMSFP, translated from the coding sequence AAATCTTGGTGCTCCATCATCGACCACCCTAATTTTGTCTCAATGCATCTTAAATACAGCAGTGTTCGTCgcgacaaggataaattattattTGTCCTTGAGAGGTTGGGGTTCTTGGGAGAGAGTGGGTGCTCATTGACAGTTCTTCAGACCGACACCCTTAAAAATCCCAATCACATTTTTAGGATATCGGATGAATTTGAATACGACATTTTAGGGGCTTGTGATGGATTACTCCTAGTGCAACGATACAGTTCTTACAAGGAAGAATTAAGATTGTGGAACCCTTGTATTCGCAAATCACTAATTCTTCCCACGAATCCACTTCCCCCCAGTTTGATCGGTAAGGATATGTATATTTTTGGATTCTCCCCTGAAAGTAACGATTATAAAGTGGTTGCAGTCTCATTTAAATCAAGGGATAGGACTATGAAGATGTATGTTGCCGTTTATACACTTAGTGATCAACAATGGACTGTTAGAAATGATGGACTGAATATTAACCATTCCTATCTTCAGAGTTTGTTTAAGGGTAATAATGGCTTCAGTAGTAAATCAAATACGATTTACTTTCAAGGAGCCGCACACTGGCTCGGAAATAACCCACACGGGGATATTTGGCAGCAGAGTAATCAATTAACTCATTTTGTTTCCTTCGACTTTGATACAGAAAGATTCACCTTTTCTGAACTGCCCTTTGCTTTGTACGAAGAAGACTCATTGAGGGTTTTGTTTCTTCGAGGGGAGTCACTAGCGATTTTCAGTATTTCTTCGGTAAGTTCCAGCATAAGGGTGCTGGAAAACGGTGTGTGGACTCTGCAGTTCTCAGGATCTTCAAGTAACAATGGTTATAACTTATTCAGCCCGTTCACCTTTAAGTACTCGAAGGAAAAAGTGTTGTATTGTGAGAGTGATGGTGGCCGTCTTATTTGTGGGGAAGGTTCCTACAACATTGCTACTTGTCAAGTCCCACAGCCAGTAGAATTGAGGAGCTCGTATTTAGAATTGGAAGCGTATTCAGAGAGCTTGCTGTTATACAAGGGATACGGAGCCAAGGATCTGATGTCGTTCCCTTGA